One genomic segment of Rhizorhabdus phycosphaerae includes these proteins:
- a CDS encoding cupin domain-containing protein, with amino-acid sequence MSLPSDPDARRIVEALELAPHPEGGWYRETWREGGDDAPARGHATAIYFLLEAGQRSHWHRVDAAELWMFHAGHALDLLIAPDAAGPTETLRIGPDIAAGEKPQGIVPKGAWQAARASRGWALVGCIVAPGFDFAGFELASPNWSPAN; translated from the coding sequence ATGAGCCTGCCTTCCGATCCCGATGCGCGGCGGATCGTCGAAGCGCTGGAGCTTGCCCCGCATCCCGAGGGCGGCTGGTATCGGGAAACCTGGCGCGAAGGCGGCGACGACGCCCCTGCACGGGGCCATGCCACCGCCATCTATTTCCTGCTCGAGGCTGGACAGCGGTCGCACTGGCACCGGGTCGACGCCGCCGAGCTGTGGATGTTCCATGCCGGCCATGCGCTCGACCTGCTGATCGCTCCCGATGCGGCGGGGCCGACCGAGACGCTCCGGATCGGCCCCGACATAGCCGCCGGGGAAAAACCGCAAGGCATCGTCCCCAAAGGGGCGTGGCAGGCGGCGCGTGCCAGCAGGGGCTGGGCGCTGGTCGGTTGCATCGTCGCGCCCGGCTTCGACTTTGCGGGATTCGAACTCGCCTCACCGAATTGGTCGCCGGCGAACTGA
- a CDS encoding HAD-IA family hydrolase: MTGPNRLAIFDCDGTLVDSQANICRAMVEAFTAEGLPPPPEPAIRRVVGLSLTQAVAGLLPDADHALHVQLAETYKRRFQAMRGAGQVDEPLFPGVAELLHRLDADGWMLAVATGKSDRGLKHCLEAHGLERLFVSLQTADRHPSKPHPSMALLAMAEAGAVPETSAMIGDTSFDIGMGINAGCAAIGVAWGYHASDELFDEGAHFVADRPDQLPEILKLALSARA; this comes from the coding sequence ATGACCGGGCCGAACCGGCTCGCCATCTTCGACTGCGACGGCACGCTGGTCGACAGCCAGGCCAATATCTGTCGCGCCATGGTCGAGGCATTCACCGCGGAAGGGCTGCCTCCTCCGCCCGAACCCGCGATACGGCGCGTGGTCGGGCTGAGCCTGACACAGGCGGTGGCCGGGCTCCTGCCCGATGCCGACCATGCTCTGCACGTCCAGCTCGCCGAGACCTATAAGCGCCGGTTTCAGGCGATGCGCGGTGCCGGCCAGGTCGACGAGCCGCTGTTCCCGGGCGTCGCCGAACTGCTGCACAGGCTCGACGCCGACGGCTGGATGCTGGCGGTGGCGACGGGCAAGTCCGATCGGGGCCTGAAGCACTGCCTGGAGGCGCATGGGCTGGAGCGGCTGTTCGTCTCGCTTCAGACCGCCGACCGTCACCCGTCGAAGCCGCACCCGTCGATGGCGCTTCTGGCCATGGCGGAGGCCGGCGCAGTGCCCGAGACGAGCGCGATGATCGGCGACACCAGCTTCGACATCGGCATGGGGATCAACGCCGGCTGTGCGGCGATCGGCGTCGCCTGGGGCTATCATGCGTCGGACGAACTGTTCGACGAGGGCGCGCATTTCGTCGCCGACCGGCCGGATCAGCTTCCCGAAATCCTGAAACTGGCGCTATCAGCGCGCGCATGA
- a CDS encoding ATP12 family chaperone protein, with protein MKRFYRQAATEAVAGGYGVRLDGRAVKTPARAELVVPTAALAAAIAGEWNAQGEEIDPGTMKLTGLANAALDRVLADPVAFARGLSAYAESDLTCYRAEGPSELIARQCEAWDPLLDWAGERYGVEFEIATGIMHLPQPQETLDRLAAAVRDYDPFRMVALHPLVTISGSLLIALAVAEGEIDVDSAFAAGQLDELWQVEQWGEDELALRGREVKRADFRAAARFLALLVRPDGGA; from the coding sequence ATGAAGCGATTCTATCGACAGGCGGCGACCGAAGCGGTCGCCGGAGGTTACGGCGTCCGTCTAGATGGCCGTGCGGTGAAGACCCCGGCGCGCGCCGAACTGGTGGTGCCGACCGCCGCCCTGGCGGCGGCGATCGCAGGCGAGTGGAACGCGCAGGGCGAGGAGATCGACCCCGGCACAATGAAGCTGACCGGCCTTGCCAATGCGGCGCTGGACCGCGTCCTGGCCGATCCGGTCGCCTTTGCGCGAGGACTTTCGGCTTATGCCGAAAGCGACCTCACCTGCTACCGCGCCGAAGGCCCGTCCGAGCTGATCGCCCGCCAGTGCGAAGCCTGGGATCCGCTGCTCGACTGGGCGGGAGAGCGCTACGGCGTCGAGTTCGAGATCGCGACGGGGATCATGCACCTTCCCCAGCCGCAGGAGACGCTCGACCGTCTCGCGGCGGCCGTTCGTGACTATGACCCGTTCCGCATGGTGGCGCTCCATCCGCTCGTGACCATATCGGGCTCGCTGCTGATCGCGCTCGCGGTGGCGGAGGGCGAGATCGACGTCGATAGCGCCTTTGCCGCCGGGCAGCTCGACGAGCTGTGGCAGGTCGAGCAATGGGGCGAGGACGAACTCGCGCTGCGCGGGCGCGAGGTGAAGCGCGCCGATTTCCGGGCGGCGGCGCGTTTTCTCGCGTTGCTCGTCCGGCCGGACGGCGGCGCCTGA
- a CDS encoding SecDF P1 head subdomain-containing protein, whose product MTRLLALLLLAASPLAVPATAAHAAVTPFATGKLTIGGEAFAPAEVLDARALPDINGKVGVMITLTPEAAKRLEGISGSIVGKPLLIALDGKSLAAELVRKPIRDGVIELPGRWSLTDGEALARRISGRDPLPDDLASE is encoded by the coding sequence ATGACACGCTTATTGGCCCTGCTCCTGCTTGCGGCGTCGCCGCTGGCTGTTCCTGCCACCGCCGCCCATGCGGCCGTGACACCCTTCGCCACCGGCAAGCTGACCATCGGCGGCGAGGCCTTTGCACCTGCCGAGGTGCTCGACGCGCGCGCCTTGCCCGACATCAACGGCAAGGTCGGGGTGATGATCACGCTGACGCCCGAAGCCGCGAAGCGGCTGGAAGGGATCAGCGGCTCGATCGTCGGCAAGCCGCTGCTGATCGCGCTCGATGGGAAGAGCCTGGCGGCCGAGTTGGTCCGCAAGCCGATCCGTGATGGGGTGATCGAGCTGCCGGGCCGCTGGAGCCTGACTGACGGAGAAGCCCTGGCGCGGCGCATTTCCGGTCGCGATCCATTACCCGACGACCTCGCGTCCGAATAA
- a CDS encoding RluA family pseudouridine synthase: MSETPKAEGGEGRQFVVGYDDDGIRLDRWFKRHMPETSFNIVSRWARTGQLRVDGRRAAPGDRIEAGQTIRVPPAEIVAAAAATAIAAKGARPQRPREPLTPDEIAFAQSLVIHRDRQAIVINKPPGLATQGGTKTEMHVDRLLDALQFDAESRPKLVHRLDKDTSGVLLLARTSRAAAHFAKAFSSRTARKVYWAVCTEVPSIEDGMIELPIGKQPGTGGEKMYVDEKEGSPARTRYRMIDRVGNRACWLELQPYTGRTHQLRVHLAAIGHPIVGDGKYGGPEAFLSGTISRKMHLHARRLRVDHPDGGQIDIFAEPPEHIADTLRNLGFQQSEGDLPIDEVKFSETEEGKRRMATARAKDARKARRGERRGRSRA; this comes from the coding sequence ATGAGCGAGACCCCGAAGGCCGAGGGCGGCGAAGGCCGCCAGTTTGTCGTCGGCTATGACGATGATGGCATCCGGCTCGATCGCTGGTTCAAGCGGCACATGCCCGAGACTAGCTTCAACATCGTTTCGCGCTGGGCCCGGACGGGCCAGCTGCGCGTCGACGGCCGCCGCGCGGCGCCGGGCGACCGGATCGAGGCTGGACAGACGATTCGCGTGCCTCCGGCCGAAATCGTCGCCGCTGCCGCCGCTACGGCAATCGCCGCCAAGGGCGCCCGCCCGCAGCGCCCGCGCGAGCCGCTGACACCCGACGAGATCGCCTTCGCGCAGAGCCTCGTCATCCATCGCGACCGGCAGGCGATCGTGATCAACAAGCCGCCGGGCCTGGCGACGCAGGGCGGGACCAAGACCGAGATGCATGTCGACCGGCTGCTCGACGCGCTCCAGTTCGACGCGGAGAGCCGGCCCAAGCTGGTTCATCGGCTCGACAAGGATACTTCCGGGGTGCTGCTGCTCGCGCGCACGTCGCGCGCTGCGGCGCACTTCGCCAAGGCGTTCAGCAGCCGCACCGCGCGCAAGGTCTATTGGGCGGTCTGCACCGAGGTTCCGTCGATCGAGGACGGCATGATCGAACTGCCGATCGGCAAGCAGCCGGGGACCGGCGGCGAGAAGATGTATGTCGACGAGAAGGAAGGTTCGCCCGCGCGGACCCGCTATCGGATGATCGACCGGGTCGGCAACCGCGCCTGCTGGCTCGAGCTCCAGCCCTATACCGGACGAACCCACCAGTTGCGCGTCCATCTGGCGGCGATCGGCCACCCGATCGTAGGCGACGGCAAATATGGCGGGCCGGAGGCCTTTCTGTCGGGCACGATCAGCCGCAAGATGCACCTCCATGCGCGCCGGCTGCGGGTCGATCATCCCGATGGCGGCCAGATCGACATCTTCGCCGAGCCGCCCGAGCATATTGCCGACACGCTGCGTAATCTGGGATTCCAGCAGTCCGAGGGCGACCTGCCGATCGACGAGGTGAAATTCTCCGAGACCGAGGAGGGCAAGCGCCGGATGGCGACCGCCCGGGCCAAGGACGCTCGCAAGGCGCGTCGCGGCGAGCGTCGCGGACGCAGTCGCGCATGA
- a CDS encoding SufE family protein, translating to MTEAARLTDILEEYEFLDGDDRYRLLIDLGRGLEPMPDALKTDATLVRGCSASVWVYPTVLDDGRLHFLADSNAAITKGIIALVLLTVQDRAPAEIRAADIEGALAPFDLRNQLSSNRTQGIPNMIALIRSTAERYA from the coding sequence ATGACCGAAGCTGCACGACTGACCGACATTCTTGAGGAATATGAGTTTCTCGACGGAGATGATCGCTACCGCCTGCTGATCGACCTGGGGCGCGGACTGGAGCCGATGCCCGATGCCCTCAAGACCGACGCCACGCTGGTGCGCGGTTGTTCGGCGAGCGTGTGGGTCTACCCGACCGTGCTGGACGACGGACGCCTGCACTTCCTCGCCGACAGCAATGCGGCGATCACGAAGGGGATCATCGCGCTGGTGCTGCTGACGGTGCAGGACCGCGCACCTGCAGAGATACGCGCCGCGGACATCGAAGGCGCGCTTGCGCCATTCGACCTGCGCAACCAGCTCAGTTCCAACCGGACGCAGGGCATTCCGAACATGATCGCCCTGATTCGCTCGACTGCGGAGCGTTACGCATGA
- the crcB gene encoding fluoride efflux transporter CrcB produces the protein MPPLLLVMFGGAIGAAFRFHISSVALRQLGPAFPYGTWLVNLLGGLLMGVLAGVVARAPVDGEPLRLFLGVGVLGGFTTFSAFSLETFNMLTRGEYLMATAYAVSSVAGSVLMLFLGVGLSRVFG, from the coding sequence ATGCCCCCATTGCTTCTTGTCATGTTCGGCGGCGCCATCGGCGCGGCCTTTCGCTTTCACATATCCTCGGTCGCGCTACGCCAGCTGGGTCCCGCCTTCCCTTATGGTACCTGGCTCGTGAACCTGCTCGGCGGACTGCTGATGGGGGTGCTTGCCGGCGTGGTGGCTCGCGCCCCGGTCGATGGTGAGCCTTTGCGGCTCTTCCTCGGCGTGGGCGTGCTCGGCGGCTTCACGACCTTCTCGGCCTTCAGCCTCGAGACGTTCAACATGCTGACCCGGGGTGAATATCTGATGGCCACCGCCTATGCCGTGTCCTCTGTCGCCGGATCGGTGCTGATGCTGTTCCTCGGCGTCGGCCTGTCGCGGGTGTTCGGATGA